CAACCCCACAGTAAGCACATTTTCTACTCCATTTTTCCAGTAAATATTGTCGAACTTCGTATCCCTGTAACTCTCCTTGTTGGTACTCAATCCCAGAGATTTCAGGATTTTCAAGTTGCTGCAAGTCAAATCTGACTAACTCTTGAACAATTGAACGAATGGGTGCAAACCTAATTAGTTTACTGACCCAAGTTAGAGTTGTTTCTACTCGATGTTGAAGACTGGGTGCTAACCAACCTTTTTGTCGGGTACGATTCAAAAACCGTGCCTGACGATAGCGAGTTTTACGGTTTCTTCTTGATCGACGCAATGAACGTCGAGATTCCAAAGACATTTTAATCGTTTGACCCCGATGGGTTAATTCTGCACCCCAAATTACTTTGTTTCCTTGAACTAATGCAATTCCAGTGGTTTTTGAACCCGGATCAATTTTGAGGGTTATTTGTTGTATTTCTGGTTCGGGTTTTGAC
This genomic stretch from Planktothrix serta PCC 8927 harbors:
- the iscB gene encoding RNA-guided endonuclease IscB → MSNYVFVIAPNKQPQSPIHPAQARLLLNQGQAAVYRRYPFTIILKESKPEPEIQQITLKIDPGSKTTGIALVQGNKVIWGAELTHRGQTIKMSLESRRSLRRSRRNRKTRYRQARFLNRTRQKGWLAPSLQHRVETTLTWVSKLIRFAPIRSIVQELVRFDLQQLENPEISGIEYQQGELQGYEVRQYLLEKWSRKCAYCGVENVPLEVEHIHPKSQGGTDRISNLAIACHDCNQKKGNQDIQDFLSGKPNL